A stretch of DNA from Arthrobacter jiangjiafuii:
TTGGTTGAACTGGTTCTTCCGCCCACCCCGTGGGTGGGAAGGACTTTTTTAGCTGGTTTCGAATTTAGTGCAGGACCGTGCAGCCAATTTTCCTTGGCTCCGGTGCTGTGTCTGTAACACATTTACGGAGAGTTTGATCCTGGCTCAGGATGAACGCTGGCGGCGTGCTTAACACATGCAAGTCGAACGATGACTTTTGTGCTTGCACAAAATGATTAGTGGCGAACGGGTGAGTAACACGTGAGTAACCTGCCCTTAACTTCGGGATAAGCCTGGGAAACCGGGTCTAATACCGGATACAACGGACCACCGCATGGCGGTCCGTGGAAAGCTTTATGCGGTTTTGGATGGACTCGCGGCCTATCAGCTAGTTGGTTGGGGTAATGGCCCACCAAGGCGACGACGGGTAGCCGGCCTGAGAGGGTGACCGGCCACACTGGGACTGAGACACGGCCCAGACTCCTACGGGAGGCAGCAGTGGGGAATATTGCACAATGGGCGAAAGCCTGATGCAGCGACGCCGCGTGAGGGACGAAGGCCTTCGGGTTGTAAACCTCTTTCAGTAGGGAAGAAGCGAAAGTGACGGTACCTGCAGAAGAAGCGCCGGCTAACTACGTGCCAGCAGCCGCGGTAATACGTAGGGCGCAAGCGTTATCCGGAATTATTGGGCGTAAAGAGCTCGTAGGCGGTTTGTCGCGTCTGCTGTGAAAGCCCGGGGCTCAACCCCGGGTCTGCAGTGGGTACGGGCAGACTAGAGTGATGTAGGGGAGACTGGAATTCCTGGTGTAGCGGTGAAATGCGCAGATATCAGGAGGAACACCGATGGCGAAGGCAGGTCTCTGGGCATTAACTGACGCTGAGGAGCGAAAGCATGGGGAGCGAACAGGATTAGATACCCTGGTAGTCCATGCCGTAAACGTTGGGCACTAGGTGTGGGGGACATTCCACGTTTTCCGCGCCGTAGCTAACGCATTAAGTGCCCCGCCTGGGGAGTACGGCCGCAAGGCTAAAACTCAAAGGAATTGACGGGGGCCCGCACAAGCGGCGGAGCATGCGGATTAATTCGATGCAACGCGAAGAACCTTACCAAGACTTGACATGAACCGGAAAGGCCTGGAAACAGGTCCCCCACTTGTGGCCGGTTTACAGGTGGTGCATGGTTGTCGTCAGCTCGTGTCGTGAGATGTTGGGTTAAGTCCCGCAACGAGCGCAACCCTCGTTCTATGTTGCCAGCGCGTTATGGCGGGGACTCATAGGAGACTGCCGGGGTCAACTCGGAGGAAGGTGGGGACGACGTCAAATCATCATGCCCCTTATGTCTTGGGCTTCACGCATGCTACAATGGCCGGTACAAAGGGTTGCGATACTGTGAGGTGGAGCTAATCCCAAAAAGCCGGTCTCAGTTCGGATTGAGGTCTGCAACTCGACCTCATGAAGTTGGAGTCGCTAGTAATCGCAGATCAGCAACGCTGCGGTGAATACGTTCCCGGGCCTTGTACACACCGCCCGTCAAGTCACGAAAGTTGGTAACACCCGAAGCCGGTGGCCTAACCCCTTGTGGGAGGGAGCCGTCGAAGGTGGGACCGGCGATTGGGACTAAGTCGTAACAAGGTAGCCGTACCGGAAGGTGCGGCTGGATCACCTCCTTTCTAAGGAGCACCTCAAGGTCTGCGTCCTTCCACAGTGTTGGATGTGGTTCTTGCAGGAGATGCCCATATCGGAGAATATGTTCTCCGGTGGGTGCTCAAGGGTGGAATATCAATAAGCAGGTGCCCGGCGTTGAGCCTGGCAGCATCAGTACGTTTCATCCTTCGGGGTGGGACTGGAAAACGCTGCCGGTGTCTCGAGTACCGGGTTTTTCCGTTTGGCACACTGTTGGGTCCTGAGACAACAGGACCGAAGAATTCAAGCCTTTACAGGTCTGGAGGGACACGGTTTCGTGTTGTTTCTGATTGTTCCTGCGCAGGTCCAAGACTTCCACGGTGAATACGTGGTGGTGGCGGGGTGTGACGGGGTTGTTGTTTGAGAACTACATAGTGGACGCGAGCATCTTAAATTATTAAGTGCAATTTCAGATAAACCTGGTGACCGGTTTTACCGGTTTCCATGGTTTTCTCGATAGCGATAATATATTGATCTTTGTGGTCAAGTTTTTAAGGGCACACGGTGGATGCCTTGGCATCAGGAGCCGAAGAAGGACGTAGGAATCTGCGATAAGCCTGGGGGAGTTGATAACCGAGCGTTGATCCCAGGATGTCCGAATGGGGAAACCCCGCCCGGCGCGCGAGTGACCGGGTGACCCGCATCTGAACACATAGGGTGCGTGGAGGGAACGTGGGGAAGTGAAACATCTCAGTACCCACAGGAAGAGAAAACAACAGTGATTCCGTTAGTAGTGGCGAGCGAACGCGGAAGAGGCTAAACCAGTGGTGTGTGATAGCCGGCGGGCGTTGCATCACTGGGGTTGCGGGACTTTCCGTACCGATTCTGCCGGATTGGTGAAGTGAGTGCAGATGCATAGGTGAACTGGTTTGAAAGCCAGGCCGTAGAGGGTGTTAGCCCCGTAACCGGAATGTATGCTGCCGCTTGGAGAGGATCCCAAGTAGCACGGGGCCCGAGAAATCCCGTGCGAATCTGCCAGGACCACCTGGTAAGCCTAAATACTCCCTGATGACCGATAGCGGACAAGTACCGTGAGGGAAAGGTGAAAAGTACCCCGGGAGGGGAGTGAAACAGTACCTGAAACCGTGTGCCTACAATCCGTTGGAGCAGGGCAGTGCCACTTGTGGTGCTGTGCTTGTGACAGCGTGCCTTTTGAAGAATGAGCCTGCGAGTTAGTGTTACGTCGCGAGGTTAACCCGTGAGGGGAAGCCGTAGCGAAAGCGAGTCTGAATAGGGCGATGCAGTGGCGTGATCTAGACCCGAAGCGGAGTGATCTACCCATGGCCAGGTTGAAGCGCGTGTAAGAGCGCGTGGAGGACCGAACCCACTTCAGTTGAAAATGGAGGGGATGAGCTGTGGGTAGGGGTGAAAGGCCAATCAAACTCCGTGATAGCTGGTTCTCCCCGAAATGCATTTAGGTGCAGCGTTGCGTGTTTCTTACCGGAGGTAGAGCTACTGGATGGCTAATGGGCCCTACAAGGTTACTGACGTCAGCCAAACTCCGAATGCCGGTAAGTCAGAGCGCAGCAGTGAGACTGTGGGGGATAAGCTTCATAGTCGAGAGGGAAACAGCCCAGACCACCAACTAAGGCCCCTAAGCGTGTGCTAAGTGGGAAAGGATGTGGAGTTGCGAAGACAACCAGGAGGTTGGCTTAGAAGCAGCCATCCTTGAAAGAGTGCGTAATAGCTCACTGGTCAAGTGATTCCGCGCCGACAATGTAGCGGGGCTCAAGTACACCGCCGAAGTTGTGGCATTCAAATATTAGCCAAGCGGATGGTTTATCCATTTTCGTTCAAGCGTTTGGATGGGTAGGGGAGCGTCGTGTGGGCAGTGAAGTCGCGGTGTAAACCAGCGGTGGAGCCTACACGAGTGAGAATGCAGGCATGAGTAGCGAAAGACGGGTGAGAAACCCGTCCGCCGAATGATCAAGGGTTCCAGGGTCAAGCTAATCTGCCCTGGGTAAGTCGGGACCTAAGGCGAGGCCGACAGGCGTAGTCGATGGACAACGGGTTGATATTCCCGTACCGGCGAAAAACCGCCAATACCAAGCGGGGGATACTAACCGCCCAATACCTGACCGGCCGCCCTTGTGGCGACCCGGTTTTTGGTGGAGCGCGGGACCTGATCCTGGGAGGTAAGCGTATTAACAGGTGTGACGCAGGAAGGTAGCCGGGCCGGGCGATGGTTGTCCTGGTCTAAGGATGTAGGGTCAGCGATAGGTAAATCCGTTGCTGTGTCTTTGATGACGATACCTGAGATCTGATGGGACCCACTTTGGTGGGAATCCGGTGATCCTATGCTGCCTAGAAAAGCATCGGCGCGAGGTTTTAGCCGCCCGTACCCCAAACCGACACAGGTGATCAGGTAGAGAATACTAAGGCGATCGAGAGAATTATGGTTAAGGAACTCGGCAAAATGCCCCCGTAACTTCGGGAGAAGGGGGGCCCCAACCTTGAAGGACACAAGCTGTCCGGAGGGGATCAGGGCCGCAGAGACCAGGGGGAAGCGACTGTTTACTAAAAACACAGGTCCGTGCGAAGTCGCAAGACGATGTATACGGACTGACTCCTGCCCGGTGCTGGAAGGTTAAGAGGACCGGTTAGCCCTTACGGGCGAAGCTGGGAATTTAAGCCCCAGTAAACGGCGGTGGTAACTATAACCATCCTAAGGTAGCGAAATTCCTTGTCGGGTAAGTTCCGACCTGCACGAATGGAGTAACGACTTCCCCGCTGTCTCAACCATAAACTCGGCGAAATTGCAGTACGAGTAAAGATGCTCGTTACGCGCAGCAGGACGGAAAGACCCCGAGACCTTTACTATAGTTTGGTATTGATATTCGGTGTGGCTTGTGTAGGATAGGTGGGAGACTGTGAGACCCGGACGCCAGTTCGGGTGGAGTCATCGTTGAAATACCACTCTGGTCATACTGGATATCTAACTTCGGCCCGTAATCCGGGTCAGGGACAGTGCCTGATGGGTAGTTTAACTGGGGCGGTTGCCTCCTAAAGAGTAACGGAGGCGCCCAAAGGTTCCCTCAGCCTGGTTGGCAATCAGGTGGCGAGTGTAAGTGCACAAGGGAGCTTGACTGTGAGAGAGACATCTCAAGCAGGGACGAAAGTCGGGACTAGTGATCCGGCGGTACATTGTGGAATGGCCGTCGCTCAACGGATAAAAGGTACCTCGGGGATAACAGGCTGATCTTGCCCAAGAGTCCATATCGACGGCATGGTTTGGCACCTCGATGTCGGCTCGTCGCATCCTGGGGCTGGAGTAGGTCCCAAGGGTTGGGCTGTTCGCCCATTAAAGCGGTACGCGAGCTGGGTTTAGAACGTCGTGAGACAGTTCGGTCCCTATCCGCTGCGCGCGCAGGAAATTTGAGAAGGGCTGTCCTTAGTACGAGAGGACCGGGACGGACGAACCTCTGGTGTGTCAGTTGTACTGCCAAGTGCACCGCTGATTAGCTACGTTCGGATGGGATAACCGCTGAAAGCATCTAAGCGGGAAGCCCGCTTCGAGATGAGATTTCCATACACCTTGTGTGTGAGAGGCCCCCAGCCAGACCACTGGGTTGATAGGCCGGATGTGGAAGCGGGGACTAAAGACCCGTGAAGCTGACCGGTACTAATAGGCCGATAACTTACACCACAACCTCACCTGGACGGACACGACTTCAAACGGTCCGTCAAAGTATAAAGGGTGTTGTTAGATCATGTGCTGCTTGCGTCCACTATGTGGTTCCCGGATAACAAACCCGTGTGGTTTGTCACCGTGGAACCGGTATCAATCGTCTCTTAACCGGGACGTGCGTGCCGTATAATTACAGTTATATATTGCATCGAAACACTACGCGTGTTTTTGTTGTGACCATTGATTTCCCCTCACCCTGGGGTTTGTTTGCCGGGGTGGTGTGGGTGGAAGGGTTACGGCGGTCATAGCGTGGGGGAAACGCCCGGTCCCATTCCGAACCCGGAAGCTAAGACCCACAGCGCCGATGGTACTGCATCCGGGAGGATGTGGGAGAGTAGGTCACCGCCGGACATATTTTATGTTCAGAGGCTGAGGTCCGTACCAGTGATGGTACGGACCTCAGCTGTTTAACGGCGCAAGTCCAGTTCGCCGAGACGGCAGAAGGTGCTGTTCCCGGGGCGGGGAAGAGTCTCGCGCCGGCGGTGGGCGCTGCTCGGCGGATCTTTGTTGGTCCTGGGATCAACGCGCCGGCCGACGGAAAGACCCCGTACCAGTGTTGGTACGGGGTCTTCCTGTTTAACCAGGGAATGTCAATAGCTAATTTGGTCTCTGCCCGGCTTCTACGAATATGGAGGTTTCGCCTACCTCCGGCCTCGGATTCCACATACTGTGCCTAGAACACAGGCCGAACTTGTTTCGGCATGGTCACTCGCGAGTCATCCTTAGGGATAGAAGCAGGAAGACCCTTATGAGCCATTATTACTTTCCTTCCGGCCCTCGGCGTCGGCCGGGGCCCGAGCGCCGGCTACGAAGGTCTCTTTTAGGCATGGCGGCCGCTGCAGCGCTGCTACTGGCACCGTTCGCGGCACCCGCGAATGCCTGGTGGGCGGATACGGACGCCCAAGCGGTAGCCGGCACCAATGCGGAAGTCGTGACTACCGAGCTTGGGCCCGCTCAAAGGGTACAGGCGTTCGTGGCTGATAATCCCACCCCTCCGGATCCCTTGACTCCGTATCCGGAGGAAAACCCAGTGGGAGTGCCAGTGACCGGCCGGTTCGCGGGCATCATTCTGACTGAGGATGCCGGTGGCGGGATCGGGCAGATGTACTGCATCGACACAGCGGTGGAAACCATGGTCGGCGTCGGCTACGTTCAGGGGGCCTGGGAGGAATCCAACGTAGCCAACCTCGGCTACGTGAATTACGTCCTAAACAATTACTATCCTGCGAATCCCGCAATGCCTGCGGACCTAAGCGCTAATCAGCAGGCTGCGGCGGTGCAGGGTGCGATCTGGTACTTTACCGACGGATACCTGGTCAATACTTCGGAGACGGTCATCAGAGACGCGGTCGAGGCGATCGTCGCCGACGCACAGGCCAACGGGCCCCTGGTAGAACCGCCCCCACCGAGTATCACTGTTACCCCACCGGTTGCTGCGGGTCCGGCGGGAGGCGTGGCGGGCCCGTTCACGGTCATGGCGGAAGGAGCCGCGGAGGTTACGCTTTCGGTGCCGACCGGATACACCATGTTTGCGGATGCTGCCGGGACCGTCCCTATCACGAACGGGAGCCCAGTCCCTACGGGGACCCAGATCTGGGTGGGCAGTCCGCCGGGATCAACGGCTCCGGGAGTCCTTAGCGCCCGGGCTACCGTCCCCGTCCAAACCGGCAACGTCTACGTCTACGACGGCGGCAATCCGGGCATGGAGAATGCGCAACCCCTCATCCTCGCCGCGAGCACGGTGTTGGAAGCTACTGCCGAGGCGACCGCGGAGTTCTTCGTGCCGGGAGACCTCGTGGTGAACAAAACCTTTGCCGGCGGAGCGGTTGGTAGTCAGGGTGCCACTACCCTCGTAGTCGACTGCGGCCCGGCGGGCGCCTTTGTTATCGAGATCCCTGCGGGGACAGCAACGCAGTTCAGTCAGACCGTGACCGATTTGCCGGTAGGAACGGTGTGCTCGGTAACGGAGGAAGGCACCGGGTCGACGGCGGAGGTAACCGTAACGCCCGTCCTCCCGGCCCCGGTGACGATCACTGAAGGGGAGAACATCCTGGAAATCAGGAACACGGTGGAATTCAACCCGGGCAGCCTTCTGGTAACCAAAACCATCAGCGGCTCCGGTGCCGGCCTTCAGGAAGAAATTGCGCTGCACATCCAGTGCGGTGATGGAATCATCGATGAGATCTTCGTGATCCCCGAGGGAGCCACTGCGGATACCTTTACCCAGCGGTACGAAGGTATTCCGGCTGGAGTGCTGTGTCGGGTCTCGGAGCCTGTGTCCGGAGCCAGCGAGGACGTGACTGTGGAAACCTCAGGAACTGGTGAAGTAACCATCATGCCGGGACAATCGCAGACCGTCGAGGTGGTCAACGTGTATGCACCTGTGCCGCCGCCGGAGGAGCCGCAGCCGCAGCCGCCCGCCGATCGGCAGCCGCCCGCCGACCGGCAGCCGTCCGCTGGGCAGCTGCCGAAGACCGGTGCCGGCTCCGCCACATACGGCCTCGCTATCGCGGGCGGCGGCGCATTGCTCGCCGGCTCGTCACTGGTCCTGGGGTCAACCCGCCGACGCCATGGCTAGGGTTTGATCAGCGGCGCTATATTGCCGGAGCCGGGCCTTCAAAGAGGTCCGGCTCCGGTACTTTCGGGGCGATTTGCGGCTGGGTCCAAACCTGTGTAAAGTCTTCTAAGTCGCCGCGGCCGGGAGTTGAGAAACTCCTGAGAGCATGGCGGCCAAACCCCACCAAAAACATCCTGGTGATCCACCCTGCGCCTCACGGCCCGGGAGCGGAAAGCCGGGGA
This window harbors:
- a CDS encoding DUF5979 domain-containing protein translates to MSHYYFPSGPRRRPGPERRLRRSLLGMAAAAALLLAPFAAPANAWWADTDAQAVAGTNAEVVTTELGPAQRVQAFVADNPTPPDPLTPYPEENPVGVPVTGRFAGIILTEDAGGGIGQMYCIDTAVETMVGVGYVQGAWEESNVANLGYVNYVLNNYYPANPAMPADLSANQQAAAVQGAIWYFTDGYLVNTSETVIRDAVEAIVADAQANGPLVEPPPPSITVTPPVAAGPAGGVAGPFTVMAEGAAEVTLSVPTGYTMFADAAGTVPITNGSPVPTGTQIWVGSPPGSTAPGVLSARATVPVQTGNVYVYDGGNPGMENAQPLILAASTVLEATAEATAEFFVPGDLVVNKTFAGGAVGSQGATTLVVDCGPAGAFVIEIPAGTATQFSQTVTDLPVGTVCSVTEEGTGSTAEVTVTPVLPAPVTITEGENILEIRNTVEFNPGSLLVTKTISGSGAGLQEEIALHIQCGDGIIDEIFVIPEGATADTFTQRYEGIPAGVLCRVSEPVSGASEDVTVETSGTGEVTIMPGQSQTVEVVNVYAPVPPPEEPQPQPPADRQPPADRQPSAGQLPKTGAGSATYGLAIAGGGALLAGSSLVLGSTRRRHG